From the genome of Thermogutta terrifontis, one region includes:
- the dnaG gene encoding DNA primase, producing the protein MEGLAILLPPGTEVTAWHTWERISTMPLSPYSDVKEQIRQAIDIVDLVERYIPLRRQGRGFVGLCPWHDDHHPSLQVNPERQCFRCFVCDIGGDIFSFVMRIENVEFPEALAMLAEMAGIPLPRTGGKPSATDRKQELFRVMAWAEQQYHACLLESSEAATARQYLRERGISEESIRKFRLGFSPLQPDWILRRARRDQIDPKLLVTVGILTSAQTRDWIDRFRGRVLFSIRDVQGRAVGFGGRVLPQMADTTPAKYVNSPETPLFAKSRLLYGLDLAREAFRRTRTALVMEGYTDVIMAHQHGFSNAVAVLGTALADSHLRLLQRYVDRVVLVLDGDEAGRRRAAQVLELFVARQIDLQVLTLPDDLDPCDYLLRYGAAGFQEALDERTVDALDHAFAAATYGVDLENDVAGVSRATDQLLSVIAKAPARLGEHSAQQQAREWKILSRLALLTRIDEGVLRRRLEELRRGQTRPRVVPAVPSRPTLDGWHRTFLEFLVAVPEGIRRLREHFSVNDLTSPFARQIYQAALDLLEMGQPVDFEHLMLALDDAALHNVLVDVEQTAREKKVSEQNPDELLDGLLRSHTARIAQLQASQLAHALRKGGLAPEEELDLLKRIMDQQKNRQKWSEPTEG; encoded by the coding sequence ATGGAAGGTCTCGCCATACTTCTCCCACCAGGCACGGAGGTCACCGCTTGGCACACGTGGGAGCGAATCTCCACCATGCCGCTCAGTCCCTATTCGGACGTCAAAGAACAAATTCGCCAGGCGATTGATATCGTCGATCTAGTGGAGCGCTATATCCCTCTCCGCCGTCAGGGGCGGGGATTTGTGGGGCTCTGCCCGTGGCATGACGACCACCATCCCAGCCTGCAGGTCAATCCGGAACGCCAGTGCTTTCGCTGCTTCGTCTGTGACATCGGCGGAGACATTTTTAGCTTCGTCATGCGGATAGAAAACGTCGAGTTCCCCGAAGCCCTGGCCATGCTGGCCGAGATGGCGGGAATTCCCCTTCCACGAACCGGAGGCAAACCGAGTGCAACAGACCGCAAGCAGGAGCTGTTCCGTGTCATGGCCTGGGCGGAGCAGCAGTACCATGCCTGCCTGCTTGAATCTTCCGAAGCAGCGACCGCACGCCAGTACCTTCGGGAAAGGGGCATCTCGGAAGAGAGCATCCGAAAATTCCGACTCGGATTTTCCCCACTTCAGCCGGATTGGATTCTCCGTCGGGCACGGCGGGACCAAATCGACCCCAAACTGCTGGTGACGGTCGGCATCCTTACGTCGGCACAAACTCGCGATTGGATCGATCGCTTCCGCGGTCGGGTCCTCTTTTCTATCCGCGATGTCCAGGGCAGAGCGGTGGGTTTCGGGGGGCGGGTGCTCCCCCAGATGGCTGATACGACGCCCGCCAAGTACGTGAACTCGCCAGAGACCCCGCTTTTTGCCAAAAGTCGGCTCCTTTATGGGCTTGATCTTGCGCGGGAAGCCTTCCGTCGCACCCGAACAGCGCTGGTTATGGAGGGCTACACCGACGTCATCATGGCGCATCAGCACGGCTTTTCTAACGCCGTGGCGGTGCTCGGCACGGCGCTGGCCGACTCTCATTTGCGGCTGCTCCAACGATATGTGGATCGGGTCGTGCTGGTGCTGGATGGCGACGAGGCGGGTCGGCGGCGTGCAGCGCAGGTGCTGGAGTTGTTTGTCGCCCGGCAGATCGACCTTCAGGTCCTCACGCTGCCCGACGATCTTGATCCCTGCGATTATCTGCTTCGGTATGGTGCCGCCGGTTTTCAGGAAGCCCTTGACGAGCGAACCGTTGATGCCCTGGACCATGCGTTTGCCGCTGCCACGTACGGTGTCGATCTGGAGAACGATGTGGCGGGTGTGAGTCGGGCAACCGATCAGTTGCTGAGTGTGATTGCCAAAGCGCCGGCCAGGCTGGGCGAACACTCTGCTCAGCAGCAGGCCCGGGAATGGAAGATCCTCTCGCGACTGGCGTTGCTCACGCGTATCGATGAGGGGGTTCTCCGCCGGCGATTGGAAGAACTGCGGCGTGGGCAAACGCGACCGCGTGTTGTTCCCGCGGTTCCCTCGCGTCCGACCCTGGATGGTTGGCATCGCACTTTTCTGGAGTTTCTGGTGGCGGTTCCCGAGGGAATCCGACGATTACGGGAACATTTTTCAGTGAATGATTTGACCTCCCCATTCGCCCGGCAGATCTATCAGGCCGCCCTGGATCTGTTGGAAATGGGGCAGCCGGTTGATTTCGAACATTTGATGTTGGCGCTCGACGACGCTGCGCTGCATAATGTCCTGGTGGATGTGGAGCAGACGGCTCGGGAAAAGAAGGTTTCCGAGCAGAATCCGGATGAATTGCTAGATGGGCTTCTGCGAAGCCATACCGCACGCATTGCTCAGTTGCAGGCTTCCCAGTTGGCCCATGCTTTGCGTAAAGGAGGACTGGCACCGGAAGAAGAGCTCGACTTGTTGAAACGGATCATGGATCAGCAGAAAAACCGCCAGAAGTGGTCCGAGCCCACGGAAGGGTGA
- a CDS encoding sigma-70 family RNA polymerase sigma factor, which translates to MKQADKELQRLLAQGRAQGYLTYDQVISYLPDQETRPQRLDRLITALEEAGIELVNRPPVGSNGEAASKDVASPAEDPLLKDPLLRDLLPGQKAKWNSDPIRLYLSQMANIPLLTRQQEIALAKKIEVTRKRFRRTVMGCHLVLKQAVQTLEAVQRGELAFDRTLKMSLTDQLTKSQILGRMPHNLRTLRGLMAANERDFKRLINRRTPPEIKAKARRRFLARRARMLILVEELGLRTRRVQAMMQQMRDVLKRMEEIRARLRELKTQPGELGERDRLRRELCDLMLATQESPRSLRSRCEKMEAHFRDYTEAKRELSNSNLRLVVSVAKRYRNRGLSFLDLIQEGNTGLMRAVDKFEYRRGFKFSTYATWWIRQAITRALAEHSRTIRIPVHIIDQIGKLKNVSRRLMHELGREPTPEEMARAAQVPVDEANRLLEMGRQPSSLDRPVGEDEDGAFSELIADRNLDRPEYVAHRELLREKIESLLKTLTYREREIIRLRYGLRDGYAYTLEDVGRIFKVTRERVRQIEADAMEKLQHPVRAKQLEAFANELVA; encoded by the coding sequence GTGAAACAGGCCGACAAGGAGTTGCAACGGCTTCTTGCTCAAGGACGAGCCCAGGGTTATCTGACGTACGACCAGGTCATCAGTTATCTTCCCGATCAGGAAACACGGCCGCAACGGTTGGATCGGCTCATCACGGCCCTGGAAGAAGCGGGGATTGAGCTGGTCAACCGGCCGCCGGTGGGATCCAACGGGGAGGCCGCAAGCAAGGACGTCGCTTCTCCCGCCGAAGATCCCCTCCTCAAAGACCCACTCCTCCGCGATTTGCTGCCTGGTCAAAAAGCCAAATGGAATAGCGATCCCATCCGGCTGTATCTCAGCCAGATGGCCAACATTCCCTTGCTGACGCGGCAGCAGGAGATCGCCCTCGCTAAGAAAATTGAGGTCACCCGCAAGCGATTCCGGCGCACGGTGATGGGGTGCCATCTGGTACTCAAACAGGCAGTTCAAACGCTGGAGGCGGTCCAGCGCGGGGAACTGGCGTTCGATCGCACCCTCAAGATGTCGCTCACCGATCAATTGACGAAGAGCCAGATTCTGGGCCGGATGCCGCACAACCTGCGGACTCTGCGCGGCTTGATGGCTGCCAATGAGCGGGACTTCAAGCGACTGATCAACCGGCGAACTCCTCCGGAAATCAAGGCCAAGGCACGGCGTCGCTTTTTGGCTCGTCGCGCAAGGATGCTGATCCTCGTGGAAGAACTGGGATTGCGGACGCGGCGCGTTCAGGCCATGATGCAGCAGATGCGGGATGTTCTCAAGCGGATGGAAGAGATTCGCGCCCGACTCCGTGAGCTGAAAACACAGCCGGGGGAATTGGGAGAACGCGATCGACTGCGGCGGGAACTGTGCGATCTGATGCTAGCGACTCAGGAAAGCCCGCGGAGTTTGCGGAGCCGGTGTGAAAAGATGGAGGCCCATTTCCGGGACTACACCGAGGCGAAACGCGAGCTTTCCAACAGTAATCTTCGGTTGGTTGTTTCTGTGGCCAAGCGATACCGGAACCGGGGGTTGAGCTTCCTGGATCTCATTCAGGAAGGCAACACGGGATTGATGAGGGCGGTGGATAAGTTCGAGTATCGGCGGGGATTCAAATTCTCCACTTATGCCACGTGGTGGATTCGGCAGGCCATCACCCGGGCGCTGGCAGAACACTCGCGGACGATCCGTATCCCTGTTCACATCATTGATCAGATCGGTAAACTGAAAAATGTATCTCGCCGGCTGATGCACGAACTGGGACGTGAGCCGACGCCGGAGGAGATGGCCCGGGCGGCCCAGGTGCCCGTTGACGAGGCCAACCGGCTGCTGGAAATGGGGCGTCAACCCAGCAGTTTGGATCGGCCGGTGGGAGAAGACGAGGACGGCGCGTTCAGCGAGTTGATTGCCGACCGCAACCTCGACAGACCGGAGTATGTCGCCCATCGAGAGTTGCTCAGAGAAAAAATCGAAAGCTTGCTTAAAACGCTCACCTACCGCGAACGGGAGATTATCCGCTTGCGGTACGGATTGCGGGATGGCTATGCATACACGTTGGAGGACGTGGGACGGATCTTCAAGGTCACCCGCGAGCGCGTCCGTCAAATTGAAGCCGACGCGATGGAAAAGCTTCAACATCCCGTGCGAGCGAAACAACTGGAAGCTTTCGCGAATGAACTGGTGGCGTAG